A genomic segment from Tuwongella immobilis encodes:
- a CDS encoding ABC transporter permease subunit, whose product MLLTMVLLFLFQALWVKITQRITTELTPMFQTVARLQNLPVTFFQEELLRGPGKVLQTILGGEDTRLDNPQDLLIAGYLYPFVQVILAIWAIGRAGGAIAGELDRGTMELLLSLPISRSKLILTHILVDLCVIPLLCLAIWAGSLTGCWLVGTFEIDPATWARLRMPPPENPVIYAVSAWKLFPALANVAGLLLAISSITLAFSAFGRSRNRTLGLVILFFLIQFLVNVIGQFWQDVAWLRPGTIFFFYQPQRIVSFGQWWIDLGSVWNSGQPMFSLPMVGVLIGVSIGAYTIAWLGFRNRDLPAPL is encoded by the coding sequence TTGTTATTAACGATGGTCCTGTTATTTTTATTTCAAGCGTTATGGGTCAAGATTACCCAGCGGATTACCACCGAATTGACGCCGATGTTTCAAACAGTGGCTCGCCTGCAAAATCTCCCAGTCACCTTTTTTCAAGAAGAGTTGCTTCGTGGTCCGGGAAAAGTGCTTCAGACCATTTTAGGTGGCGAAGATACTCGACTGGATAATCCACAGGATCTGTTAATCGCAGGATACCTGTATCCCTTTGTGCAAGTAATTCTCGCAATTTGGGCCATTGGTCGTGCCGGAGGTGCAATCGCGGGCGAACTCGATCGTGGCACGATGGAACTGTTATTATCCCTGCCAATCTCTCGCTCCAAACTCATCCTCACACATATTCTGGTTGACTTGTGTGTCATTCCCCTGCTTTGTCTGGCGATATGGGCTGGATCGTTAACCGGCTGTTGGCTGGTTGGCACGTTTGAAATTGATCCGGCAACTTGGGCACGCTTGCGAATGCCACCGCCTGAAAATCCCGTGATTTATGCGGTGAGTGCTTGGAAATTGTTCCCCGCGCTAGCGAATGTCGCCGGATTATTACTTGCGATTAGCTCCATCACGTTAGCCTTCTCTGCCTTCGGTCGCTCTCGAAATCGCACGTTAGGGCTTGTGATTCTCTTTTTCTTAATTCAATTTCTTGTCAATGTGATCGGCCAGTTCTGGCAAGATGTGGCGTGGCTGCGTCCCGGAACCATCTTTTTCTTCTATCAGCCTCAACGAATTGTCAGTTTTGGACAATGGTGGATTGATCTTGGCAGTGTGTGGAATTCGGGCCAGCCGATGTTCTCACTGCCGATGGTTGGTGTTTTGATCGGGGTCAGCATCGGTGCATACACGATTGCATGGCTGGGATTTCGGAATCGGGATCTCCCCGCTCCTCTGTGA
- a CDS encoding ABC transporter ATP-binding protein — MSDSPIIQTQFLSKRYGAFQALDSLSIDVPAGSVMGILGPNGAGKSTAIRILLGFLRPSSGSAQVAGYDCWKSSVEVRRRVSYLPGELRLYENMTGQQLLDFLGNVRGLRNPVREQHLARQFDIQLNRPLTQLSSGMKRKIALLLVLSPDVPIIILDEPTNTLDPTMRDALLDQLQEAKKRGQTIVFSSHVLSEVETLCDEVAILKSGRLMHRQQMEVLRSRRRIEVQFAVPPKRELPGLTWESVTPQGLYIGEYLGEIGQLFAYLALESTTDLQIRPVGLRRIYHQFHPASVLDA, encoded by the coding sequence ATGTCAGACTCACCAATCATTCAGACACAGTTCCTAAGCAAACGATACGGGGCGTTTCAAGCGTTAGACTCACTCTCAATTGATGTGCCTGCCGGTTCCGTAATGGGGATTTTAGGGCCGAACGGCGCAGGCAAATCGACCGCGATTCGGATTCTGTTAGGATTTCTTCGCCCAAGTTCCGGTTCTGCTCAAGTTGCCGGGTACGATTGTTGGAAATCAAGCGTTGAAGTTCGTCGGCGTGTCTCCTATCTGCCTGGCGAACTTCGACTGTATGAGAACATGACGGGGCAGCAACTGTTGGATTTTTTGGGCAATGTTCGCGGTCTCCGAAATCCCGTCCGAGAGCAACATCTTGCCCGTCAATTCGATATCCAACTCAACCGTCCACTCACACAGCTATCATCCGGGATGAAACGGAAAATCGCGTTGTTGCTTGTGCTCTCGCCAGATGTCCCCATCATTATCTTAGATGAGCCAACCAACACACTCGATCCCACAATGCGTGATGCTTTGCTCGACCAGCTTCAAGAAGCCAAAAAACGGGGGCAAACGATTGTATTTAGTTCGCATGTGTTATCCGAAGTCGAGACTCTGTGTGATGAAGTGGCGATCCTGAAATCGGGTCGATTGATGCATCGGCAGCAAATGGAGGTACTCCGCAGTCGTCGCCGGATCGAAGTCCAATTCGCGGTCCCACCAAAGCGAGAACTTCCAGGATTAACTTGGGAATCCGTCACACCTCAGGGGCTCTATATCGGGGAATATCTCGGCGAGATTGGTCAACTATTTGCGTATCTTGCATTAGAATCAACCACAGATTTGCAAATCCGCCCCGTCGGGCTGCGACGCATTTATCATCAATTTCATCCCGCATCGGTATTGGACGCATGA
- a CDS encoding L-2-amino-thiazoline-4-carboxylic acid hydrolase encodes MVTLLEQREIEAKILGPILRAFAAELGESRTREILAGVIRQLAHDAGCAAAESAQGNTLTHLQATIERWRGGNALSLEVLQSSPDRLEFNVTRCAFAEMYRRLGLSEFGDLLSCSRDAAMIEGFNPAIEFQRTQTLLGGASHCDFRYRLRDSAATNESTESAD; translated from the coding sequence ATGGTCACATTACTGGAACAACGCGAGATTGAAGCAAAGATTTTGGGACCGATTTTGCGGGCATTTGCAGCCGAATTGGGAGAATCCCGCACTCGCGAAATTCTGGCCGGAGTCATTCGTCAACTGGCGCACGATGCCGGATGCGCTGCCGCCGAATCGGCACAGGGCAACACGCTGACGCATTTGCAAGCCACCATCGAACGCTGGCGGGGTGGCAATGCCTTGTCGTTGGAAGTACTGCAATCGTCGCCAGATCGACTCGAATTCAATGTGACGCGCTGTGCGTTCGCGGAGATGTATCGACGATTGGGATTATCCGAATTCGGGGATTTATTGTCGTGCAGTCGAGATGCCGCGATGATCGAAGGATTCAATCCCGCCATCGAATTCCAGCGCACGCAAACGCTCTTGGGCGGAGCATCGCATTGCGATTTTCGCTATCGATTGCGCGATTCTGCGGCGACGAACGAATCGACCGAATCTGCCGACTGA
- the acnA gene encoding aconitate hydratase AcnA — translation MANSFGAKTTLTVGDRQYTMYSLSAVEKQFPQAAKLPFSLKILLENLLRTENGLSVRAADIEAIAKWDPKAEPDQEIAFTPSRVLMQDFTGVPAVVDLAAMRDAMQRMGGDPTKINPLQPAELVIDHSVQVDEFGTPSAFENNASLEFSRNQERYQFLRWGQKAFRNFKVVPPDTGIVHQVNLEYLARVVFVDEQSTAYPDTLVGTDSHTTMINGLGVLGWGVGGIEAEAAMLGQPVSMLLPQVVGFKLFGKLKEGATATDLVLTVTQMLRKKGVVGKFVEFYGDGLAELPLADRATIANMAPEYGATCGIFPVDAETLRYLRTTNRPESLIALVEAYYKAQGMFFAPGAAEASYSDTLELDLSTVVPSLAGPSRPQDRVRLDDVAKSFVDALPNLMAKSKSTALPVTDPNAANPPAPQSTGDLKNGSVVIAAITSCTNTSNPYVMMAAGLLARNAVAKGLNVKPWVKTSLAPGSKVVTEYLKAAGVLGDLETLKFHVVGYGCTTCIGNSGPLSASISKEIEAGKLVVASVLSGNRNFEGRVHPEVRANYLASPPLVVAYALAGKIDIDFNQEPIGTGKDGSPVYLKDIWPTFADISNAVDTSVVRSQYESIYEDVFKGDSAWQSLVVPEGNLYAWDDDSTYVKNPPYFDGMTLEPAPVTDITSARALAVLGDSITTDHISPAGNIKASAPAGQYLLAKGVSKEDFNSYGARRGNHEVMMRGTFANVRLKNLLAPGTEGGVTRHLPDGTEMSIYDASMKYQADHVPLIILAGKEYGSGSSRDWAAKGTRLLGVRAVIAESYERIHRSNLVGMGVLPLQYKPGQSTSTLNLTGTEVFTIEGLAAGIANGFADGRELAIKAKKEDGTEVVFHAIVRIDTPQEVLYYQHGGILPYVLRQLLKS, via the coding sequence ATGGCCAACAGTTTCGGTGCCAAAACGACGCTGACCGTCGGCGATCGTCAGTACACCATGTATTCGCTGTCGGCGGTGGAAAAGCAGTTCCCGCAAGCCGCGAAACTGCCGTTCTCGCTGAAGATTCTGCTGGAAAACCTGCTGCGAACTGAAAATGGCCTGTCCGTGCGTGCGGCGGATATCGAAGCCATCGCCAAATGGGATCCGAAGGCCGAGCCGGATCAAGAAATCGCCTTCACCCCCAGCCGCGTGCTGATGCAAGACTTCACCGGCGTGCCCGCAGTCGTGGATCTCGCCGCGATGCGCGACGCCATGCAACGCATGGGCGGCGACCCCACCAAGATCAATCCGCTGCAACCCGCCGAACTCGTGATCGACCACTCTGTGCAAGTCGACGAATTCGGCACCCCGAGCGCGTTTGAGAATAACGCATCGCTCGAATTTTCACGAAATCAAGAACGCTATCAGTTCCTCCGCTGGGGCCAAAAGGCGTTCCGCAATTTTAAGGTCGTTCCGCCCGATACCGGCATCGTCCACCAAGTGAATCTCGAATACCTCGCTCGTGTGGTGTTCGTTGATGAGCAATCGACCGCCTACCCCGATACGCTCGTGGGCACCGATTCGCATACCACCATGATTAACGGTTTGGGCGTGCTCGGCTGGGGCGTTGGTGGCATCGAAGCCGAAGCCGCCATGCTCGGACAGCCAGTGTCGATGCTGTTGCCGCAAGTCGTTGGCTTCAAACTGTTTGGCAAACTGAAGGAAGGCGCAACCGCCACCGATTTGGTGCTGACGGTCACGCAGATGCTCCGCAAGAAGGGCGTCGTTGGCAAGTTCGTCGAATTCTACGGCGATGGCTTGGCCGAACTGCCCTTGGCCGACCGTGCCACCATCGCCAACATGGCTCCCGAATACGGCGCCACCTGCGGGATTTTCCCCGTCGATGCCGAAACGCTGCGCTATCTTCGCACGACCAACCGCCCCGAATCGCTGATCGCCTTGGTCGAAGCCTACTACAAAGCCCAGGGGATGTTCTTTGCTCCGGGAGCCGCCGAAGCCAGCTACAGCGACACGCTCGAACTCGATCTTTCGACGGTTGTCCCGAGTTTGGCAGGTCCGTCGCGTCCGCAAGATCGCGTCCGCCTGGATGACGTGGCCAAATCATTTGTGGATGCTCTGCCGAATCTGATGGCAAAGTCCAAATCCACTGCTCTGCCCGTTACCGATCCCAACGCCGCGAATCCGCCCGCGCCGCAAAGCACCGGCGATCTGAAGAACGGCTCGGTGGTCATTGCCGCAATCACAAGCTGCACCAACACCTCAAACCCGTATGTGATGATGGCCGCCGGGCTGCTCGCTCGCAACGCCGTCGCCAAGGGGCTGAATGTCAAGCCATGGGTGAAGACCAGCTTGGCACCGGGGTCGAAGGTCGTTACCGAGTATCTGAAAGCCGCTGGCGTGTTGGGCGACCTGGAAACGCTCAAGTTCCACGTCGTGGGCTATGGCTGCACCACCTGCATCGGCAATAGCGGTCCGCTGTCCGCGTCGATCTCGAAGGAAATCGAAGCGGGCAAACTGGTTGTGGCGTCGGTTCTCTCCGGCAACCGCAACTTTGAAGGCCGCGTCCACCCCGAAGTGCGAGCCAACTATTTGGCTTCGCCGCCGCTCGTGGTTGCTTATGCGCTTGCGGGTAAGATCGATATCGACTTCAACCAAGAGCCAATCGGCACCGGGAAAGATGGATCGCCGGTCTATCTGAAAGACATTTGGCCGACCTTTGCAGATATTTCCAATGCGGTCGATACCAGTGTTGTGCGAAGTCAGTACGAATCGATCTACGAAGATGTGTTCAAGGGCGATTCGGCCTGGCAATCGTTGGTCGTGCCGGAAGGCAATCTCTACGCCTGGGACGATGATTCGACCTATGTCAAGAATCCTCCCTATTTCGATGGCATGACGTTGGAACCCGCACCGGTGACGGACATTACGTCCGCCCGCGCATTGGCTGTTCTTGGCGACAGCATCACGACCGACCACATTTCGCCGGCTGGTAACATCAAGGCCAGCGCCCCGGCTGGGCAGTACCTGCTCGCCAAGGGCGTCTCGAAGGAAGACTTCAATTCCTATGGTGCCCGTCGTGGCAATCACGAAGTGATGATGCGAGGCACTTTCGCCAACGTGCGGCTGAAGAATTTGCTCGCCCCTGGCACGGAAGGCGGCGTGACCCGTCATTTGCCCGATGGCACGGAAATGTCGATCTACGATGCCTCGATGAAATATCAGGCCGATCATGTGCCGCTGATTATTCTCGCGGGCAAAGAATATGGCTCCGGTTCATCCCGTGACTGGGCCGCCAAGGGGACGCGGTTGCTGGGCGTGCGAGCGGTCATTGCCGAAAGCTACGAGCGGATTCACCGCAGTAATCTCGTGGGGATGGGCGTGCTGCCGTTGCAGTACAAGCCCGGTCAATCGACCTCGACGCTGAATCTGACCGGTACGGAAGTCTTTACCATCGAGGGACTTGCGGCGGGAATCGCCAATGGATTCGCCGATGGCCGTGAACTGGCGATCAAGGCCAAGAAGGAAGATGGCACGGAAGTGGTCTTCCATGCGATCGTCCGAATCGACACCCCGCAGGAAGTCCTGTATTATCAACACGGCGGGATTCTCCCCTATGTGTTGCGTCAACTGCTGAAAAGCTAA
- a CDS encoding response regulator yields the protein MKPFRYVLGLLAVLSLTSFAGAQNDPAFFERPKTPDQFWRAAQFELSIGNLELSAQYLQGFLASNPSDADIIAIIEKGNLDPRGDRKGLIPFIQLRNVPRWYDDRKKDDEAKANVEKVITLVTASLKKHYGDVKRIQRFIANLVATPEEAEFAANELLKAGRDAVPHLLQTLAQKPTDEMRSAVLDVLRSFDIDSVPAILAFLDGNTDTLNRVQLLSVLRNRTDFRQLMTRVDTDPRPTLWYFAGTPDGTNAILRNTARELLSILLGSDSEKQSPVDQLIQLASLLADGKGTYPDPKSVAIWSYDATIGMVLPPGTPITQSQAEEIFGLKYLRWALQLKPESIPARELFLSLAADKSYLRHGMDTPIAIGNPALYELISKTPTPILLSVFRKSLESKNPRIAFAFTQFMADRVDQNAESFELLTKALYFKEDPRVAFAAAMAIARIPNPPAHTHHTKVVDVLRSNLDVPNPKSDAAKPTAILLDHEPLRIRTTTMLLNRIGYRSEVVRTGSELLQRLRLRNDVSLVLVDRHTFSPPLIDLLPTLRSDPRCSALPVFIIATTDQAIELDLSALLLRLVLLVSVTDEIAPDLIKPKQFDDPRDGESKNIVPDLDRYSRIIDVLDERVERVMRLIAAQEIPVDARLRDRVRMFCLLVGSLDIDLPPTQKDQLTKLSNFFSTVPNPTQDEKIYRDRMVQLVSRIEQELSDEKLAKLNAYRLAVGGTRAVGRLPSARSEDLERDLAKTARPYRNVHVIPESFSEQALIANLSAAPEILQLVKNGEVLQLDQIVATIQEQGQQATTVRQRRSALALSGLQLLSHGALPGYDLRPIEAAIRSQLQSSDLAQVERAIEIVVTIPTKEAQQDLLNVVLRTDLPIPLRTLAAQSTLRHLSLIGKQISPAQVVALQAILPATREPLLRSLMNNLIGQLSLPREVSQGAFQAYTPSAPAAAAAPKAPMAAPMMKDDQ from the coding sequence GTGAAACCGTTCCGTTATGTACTCGGATTGCTAGCAGTTTTGAGTCTCACCTCCTTTGCTGGTGCTCAGAACGACCCAGCCTTTTTTGAGCGACCCAAAACTCCCGATCAGTTTTGGCGTGCTGCTCAATTTGAATTGTCGATTGGGAATCTTGAGCTTTCCGCTCAATATCTCCAAGGTTTCTTGGCGTCCAATCCTTCGGATGCTGACATTATTGCCATCATTGAAAAAGGCAACCTCGATCCCCGCGGAGATCGCAAAGGGTTAATTCCCTTTATCCAACTGCGAAATGTTCCGCGTTGGTATGATGACCGGAAAAAAGATGATGAGGCGAAGGCGAATGTTGAGAAAGTCATCACACTCGTTACCGCATCACTGAAGAAACATTATGGAGATGTGAAACGCATCCAACGATTCATTGCCAATCTTGTTGCCACTCCCGAAGAAGCGGAGTTTGCTGCGAATGAATTGTTAAAGGCGGGCCGTGATGCGGTTCCTCACCTCTTACAGACCTTGGCTCAGAAGCCAACAGATGAAATGCGATCCGCAGTGTTGGATGTGCTTCGCTCATTCGATATCGATTCGGTCCCCGCGATTTTGGCATTTCTGGACGGAAACACGGACACTCTCAATCGGGTGCAGTTGCTTTCGGTTCTCCGCAATCGAACCGATTTCCGTCAATTAATGACGCGAGTCGATACCGACCCGCGACCCACGCTATGGTATTTCGCTGGAACTCCAGATGGAACTAACGCGATTCTTCGCAACACAGCCCGAGAACTCCTGTCGATCTTATTAGGTTCCGACTCTGAAAAACAGTCTCCGGTCGATCAGTTAATTCAGTTGGCCAGTCTCCTCGCGGACGGGAAAGGTACCTATCCCGATCCCAAATCGGTTGCGATTTGGTCTTATGACGCCACGATTGGGATGGTGCTGCCGCCAGGAACTCCAATCACTCAATCGCAAGCTGAGGAGATTTTTGGTCTGAAATATCTCCGATGGGCCTTGCAATTGAAGCCTGAATCCATTCCGGCTCGAGAATTGTTCCTGTCGCTCGCTGCGGACAAATCCTATTTGCGTCACGGCATGGATACCCCCATCGCAATTGGGAATCCGGCTCTGTATGAGTTGATTTCGAAGACTCCAACGCCGATTTTGCTTTCGGTTTTTCGGAAGTCTCTCGAATCCAAGAATCCTCGGATCGCCTTTGCGTTCACACAATTTATGGCGGACCGTGTGGATCAGAATGCCGAATCGTTCGAATTACTGACCAAAGCGTTATACTTTAAGGAAGATCCTCGCGTTGCCTTTGCGGCCGCAATGGCGATTGCTCGGATTCCGAATCCTCCTGCTCATACGCATCACACGAAGGTCGTCGATGTCCTTCGTTCCAATTTGGATGTTCCCAACCCCAAATCGGATGCCGCGAAACCGACGGCAATTCTGTTAGATCATGAGCCGTTGCGAATTCGAACCACGACGATGTTGCTCAATCGGATTGGGTATCGTTCTGAAGTGGTTCGCACCGGTAGTGAATTGCTCCAACGACTCCGACTCCGAAATGATGTGAGTCTGGTGTTGGTGGATCGGCACACGTTCTCCCCGCCGCTGATCGACCTGCTTCCGACGCTTCGCTCGGACCCACGTTGCTCAGCGTTGCCAGTTTTCATCATCGCCACCACCGATCAAGCGATCGAACTGGATCTGTCGGCCCTCCTGCTCCGACTAGTGTTGTTGGTTTCGGTGACGGATGAAATCGCGCCCGATTTGATTAAGCCAAAACAATTTGACGACCCGCGGGATGGAGAATCCAAGAATATCGTTCCTGACCTGGATCGTTATTCTCGCATTATTGATGTGTTAGATGAACGCGTGGAACGGGTCATGCGATTGATCGCCGCACAGGAAATCCCGGTTGATGCTCGTCTCCGCGATCGGGTTCGAATGTTCTGCTTGTTGGTCGGTTCGTTGGATATTGATCTGCCGCCGACTCAAAAAGATCAATTAACGAAGTTGAGCAACTTTTTCTCAACGGTCCCGAATCCCACCCAGGACGAGAAAATCTACCGCGATCGAATGGTTCAACTTGTCTCACGGATTGAACAAGAATTGAGTGATGAGAAACTGGCCAAGTTGAATGCCTATCGTCTTGCAGTCGGTGGAACGCGAGCGGTTGGACGTCTCCCATCGGCTCGATCTGAAGATCTCGAACGTGATCTTGCCAAGACTGCTCGACCGTATCGGAATGTTCATGTGATTCCCGAATCGTTCTCCGAACAGGCGTTGATCGCGAATCTGTCGGCTGCTCCTGAGATTCTTCAATTGGTGAAGAATGGCGAAGTTCTGCAATTGGATCAGATTGTTGCGACGATCCAAGAACAAGGTCAGCAAGCGACCACGGTTCGCCAGCGTCGATCGGCGTTGGCATTGAGCGGGCTGCAGTTGCTGTCGCATGGGGCGCTTCCGGGTTACGATCTTCGTCCGATCGAAGCGGCGATTCGGAGCCAGCTCCAGTCGAGCGACTTGGCGCAAGTCGAACGTGCGATTGAGATTGTGGTGACGATCCCCACGAAGGAAGCTCAGCAAGACCTTCTGAACGTTGTGCTTCGAACAGATCTGCCAATCCCGCTGCGGACGTTGGCGGCTCAATCGACGTTGCGCCATCTTTCGCTGATTGGCAAACAAATTAGCCCGGCTCAGGTTGTTGCCTTGCAAGCCATTCTCCCCGCGACCCGTGAACCGCTCCTCCGCTCGTTGATGAATAATCTGATTGGTCAGCTCTCGCTCCCTCGCGAGGTCAGTCAGGGTGCGTTCCAAGCATATACGCCATCAGCTCCGGCGGCTGCTGCCGCGCCGAAGGCCCCGATGGCGGCACCGATGATGAAAGACGATCAATAA
- a CDS encoding KpsF/GutQ family sugar-phosphate isomerase has protein sequence MAITTSSIDPRLVYARSILQTEAQALEAVADRLDQSFLQLIEILQNCPERIGITGVGKSADVGQKIAGTFNSMGTRSYTLDVTKAMHGDLGMVHPNDVVLFLSHSGESEELLRLLPMVRHQAGQLIAITGNPRSTLARSVDAAITYGPITESCPLALAPSTSTTIMIALGDAIAFVLAEQRRFTADDFARYHPAGSLGKRLARVDQFMRRPHDLRIASMNLSVRSVFAAMSPQGRRTGALILTDESGSLAGLFTDSDLARLFERRDDRALDRPIREVMTAHPITISPDARLMEAIERMRTLKISELPVIDEARKPIGLLDITDLIGLMPLDSAISTPAQRKLAS, from the coding sequence ATGGCAATCACCACCTCTTCGATCGACCCACGACTCGTCTACGCTCGCTCAATCCTTCAAACAGAAGCACAAGCGCTCGAGGCAGTGGCAGATCGTCTCGACCAATCATTTCTCCAATTGATTGAGATTCTCCAAAATTGCCCCGAGCGGATCGGAATCACCGGTGTCGGGAAATCTGCCGATGTCGGCCAGAAGATCGCGGGTACCTTCAATTCGATGGGCACGCGAAGCTACACGCTCGATGTCACGAAAGCGATGCATGGCGACCTGGGGATGGTCCACCCAAACGATGTTGTTCTCTTTCTATCTCACAGCGGTGAAAGCGAAGAACTCCTCCGACTGCTCCCGATGGTGCGCCATCAAGCCGGTCAGCTCATCGCGATCACGGGAAATCCACGTTCGACCCTAGCCCGATCCGTTGATGCAGCCATTACTTACGGCCCAATCACGGAATCCTGTCCGCTCGCCCTCGCCCCCAGCACCAGTACCACAATCATGATTGCGTTGGGTGATGCGATCGCCTTTGTGCTCGCCGAACAGCGTCGATTCACCGCCGATGACTTTGCCCGATATCACCCCGCTGGCAGTTTGGGGAAGCGCCTCGCTCGCGTTGACCAATTCATGCGGCGGCCGCACGACCTGCGCATTGCGTCCATGAATCTCTCCGTCCGTTCGGTATTCGCGGCCATGTCTCCGCAAGGTCGCCGAACGGGAGCATTGATTCTGACAGACGAGTCGGGAAGCCTTGCGGGCCTCTTCACGGACAGTGATCTGGCTCGATTGTTTGAGCGTCGAGATGACCGCGCATTGGATCGCCCCATTCGGGAGGTCATGACCGCGCATCCAATCACCATTTCACCCGACGCCCGTCTGATGGAAGCAATTGAACGAATGCGAACGCTAAAAATTAGTGAGTTGCCGGTGATCGATGAAGCACGAAAACCGATCGGACTGCTCGATATTACGGATTTAATCGGCCTCATGCCTTTGGATTCTGCAATCTCAACACCCGCCCAACGGAAATTAGCATCATGA
- a CDS encoding tagatose 1,6-diphosphate aldolase, which translates to MASKLSVTRLLGLGLTPGKLRGLQRISNPNGTLTMVATDQNSSMINMIKDSLKKKGEDREPTYEEIVEAKIMLAGALSPHASAILVDAYYGVWNSVASFAIPPQTGLLVRVEKSGGGKNKHGAPLGAIEPGWSVEKIKQIGADAVKLLAQFEPGELHSAEHQYEFIQKIYEDCKKHDILLLLETVAFPYGGEKKDSESALARKAEVVIESARYLSRFCDIYKAEFPGYFGRETDEQLIQNLKELDRVCERPWVLLSAGVDFPAYKKQVEMAMKCGASGVLGGRAFWKEYFTFDTPEQRHQFATVECADRVKQIHDIVTRDATPWYARYELNQTDLSKVRVAEGWHFRYFGDGTAIGAGPAKADKDAVY; encoded by the coding sequence ATGGCCTCGAAGCTCTCGGTCACGCGGTTGCTCGGTTTGGGTTTGACTCCGGGCAAACTCCGTGGCTTGCAGCGGATCAGCAACCCGAACGGCACCCTCACGATGGTCGCCACCGACCAAAACAGCTCCATGATCAACATGATCAAGGATTCGCTGAAGAAAAAGGGTGAGGACCGCGAGCCTACCTACGAAGAAATCGTTGAGGCCAAGATCATGCTGGCCGGCGCCTTGTCGCCGCACGCCAGCGCGATTCTGGTGGACGCCTACTACGGCGTGTGGAACAGCGTTGCCAGCTTTGCCATTCCTCCACAAACCGGATTGCTCGTCCGCGTCGAAAAATCAGGCGGCGGCAAGAACAAGCATGGTGCCCCGCTGGGCGCGATCGAACCGGGTTGGAGCGTCGAAAAGATCAAGCAAATCGGCGCGGATGCCGTCAAACTGCTCGCCCAGTTTGAACCAGGCGAACTCCACTCTGCCGAACACCAATACGAATTCATCCAAAAGATTTACGAAGACTGCAAGAAGCACGATATCCTCTTGCTGCTCGAAACCGTCGCTTTCCCGTACGGTGGTGAAAAGAAAGATAGCGAAAGCGCTCTGGCTCGCAAGGCCGAAGTCGTCATCGAATCCGCTCGCTATCTGAGCCGCTTCTGCGATATCTACAAGGCCGAATTCCCCGGCTATTTTGGCCGCGAAACCGATGAACAACTGATCCAAAACCTCAAGGAACTCGATCGCGTTTGCGAACGTCCTTGGGTGCTGCTCAGCGCCGGCGTGGACTTCCCCGCCTACAAGAAACAAGTCGAAATGGCCATGAAGTGCGGCGCCAGCGGCGTTCTCGGCGGCCGGGCGTTCTGGAAAGAATACTTCACCTTCGATACCCCGGAACAACGCCATCAGTTCGCCACGGTCGAATGCGCCGATCGCGTCAAGCAGATCCATGACATTGTGACCCGCGATGCCACCCCCTGGTACGCTCGCTACGAACTCAACCAAACCGACCTCAGCAAGGTCCGCGTTGCCGAAGGCTGGCACTTCCGATACTTTGGCGATGGCACCGCCATCGGCGCGGGTCCGGCTAAGGCCGACAAAGACGCCGTGTATTGA
- a CDS encoding KdsC family phosphatase: MTQADSLDSRNDLWIRMQRIELIVLDVDGVLTNGQVIYGHPELEIKCFHVRDGSGLKIWRDQGKKVALISGRSSPSVDRRAHELGITPVLQGRGNKGPALQEIVQRTGVPTSQICAIGDDLPDLPVLRACGVSVAVADACSELRAMADHTTQAPGGSGAVRETIEWLLKAQGRWQAVIDSLNSIAG; the protein is encoded by the coding sequence ATGACCCAAGCCGATTCTCTCGACTCAAGGAATGATTTATGGATTCGGATGCAACGAATTGAGCTGATTGTCTTAGATGTCGATGGAGTACTCACGAACGGTCAAGTGATTTATGGCCACCCGGAGTTGGAAATCAAATGTTTCCATGTTCGGGACGGATCGGGCTTGAAAATTTGGCGTGATCAAGGCAAGAAAGTCGCTCTGATTTCCGGGCGGAGTTCCCCCAGCGTGGATCGACGTGCTCACGAGCTCGGGATCACGCCCGTGCTCCAGGGACGAGGAAACAAAGGGCCTGCTTTGCAGGAAATTGTTCAACGCACAGGTGTTCCGACATCGCAAATCTGTGCCATTGGGGACGATCTTCCCGATCTTCCCGTGCTGCGAGCGTGCGGGGTATCGGTCGCCGTCGCGGATGCCTGTAGCGAGCTGCGTGCAATGGCCGACCATACTACCCAGGCACCGGGTGGAAGTGGGGCAGTTCGGGAAACAATTGAGTGGCTCTTGAAAGCACAAGGGCGTTGGCAGGCTGTTATTGATTCATTGAATTCAATTGCGGGTTAA